CATCCACCCCTCGCGCGACGCGGCCTTGGCGACCTTAACCACCTGATCAAAAACGCGACATCGGATGTGTTTTCCTGTGGTGGCCGCCGCAGGCGTCATTCAGTCGTCGTGATACTGTCATGTCCTGAGCGATACTCCGGCTCATGATCATGCACGCCGACGTGTTCGCCTCGATCCTTGCCGGGCTCGGGCTCTTTTTCATCGGAATCAAGTCGATCGCCGCCAATCTCAGCCAATTGGCTGGGCGGAGCCTGCGCCAATGGGTCTCGCGCTCGACCGATAGCTATCTTTTGAGCGCATTGATCGGCATGGCAGCCGGGGCTTTGACCCAGAGCACCAATGCCATCACCGTCATCTTGATGAGCCTGGCAAAGGCGGACCTCATCACCCTGCCCCAGGCCGCACCGATTCTGGTCTGGGCCAATGTCGGCACCGCGGCGCTCGTCCTGCTGGTCGCGATCGACATTCACCTCTTCGTTCTGGCGATCACGGCAATAGCCGGCTTTTGCTATTATTTGAATCTCGATCGCTCGCCGCGCTGGCGTCCGATCGTCGCCGCGATTTTCGCGATCAGCCTGTTGTTTCTGGGCCTCGAGCTGATGCGCAACGGTGCTCATGAGCTGCGCGATATCGACTGGGTTCGCGAATCCTTGATGCTCGCCGCTCAGTGGAGCGTTTCGGCCTTTCTGGTTGGCTGCGGGCTGGCGGTTCTGGCGCAATCCTCGGCCACCGTCACGGTGATCGTCATTGCCATGGCCTCGGCGCATTTGCTGAGCCTCGAGCAATGCATGATGACGGTCTTCGGCGCGAGCGTCGGATCGGGAATCAGCACCTATATGGTGGCCTCCTCCATGACCGGTGCGTCGCGCCAGCTCGCGATCCTGCAAGTCATCGTCAAGGTCCTCGGCATAGCGGCCCTCTTGCCTTTGTTCATCGTCGAACGCGCGTTCGGCGTGCCGCTGCTGGCCCACGCCATTCGCTTCATCACCAATGATCCAAGCAAGCAGGTGGCGCTGGTCTATTTGGCCTGCCAGATCGCGGCGGTCGCGGTGCAGGGCATATTCGACAAGCCCTTGCTCCCGCTGCTGCGATGGCTGGCACCGCCTTCGGCCGAAGAATCCGTGTCGAAGCCGCGCTATCTCTACGACCAGGCGCTGAGCGAACCGGAAACCGCGCTCGCGCTCGTCGATCGCGAGCAGGAGCGTGTTTTCGGTTTTCTGCCTCTGCACCTTGGCGTGGCGGATCATCTGGATGGCGGCGAGGCCTTCCCGGAGCGCGGCACGGTGCTTTCGGTGGCGACGACATTGGACGAGACCATAAGCCGCTTTCTCCATGATTTGGCTGACACGGGCGCCAGCCGCGACGTGCTCGAACTCATCGCCAACCGTCAAGCCCGCAACAACCTGCTGCAATCGATCCACGAGTCGCTGCACGACCTTGGAGCCGCCCTTTCGACGCCCTTCGAATCGCCGGCGATGCAGTCGCTCAGCACCAATCTGTCGGAAGGGCTCGCAGCGCTTCTGCTGGCAGCCGACGAGGCTGTGAAATCCGGCGATGCCGACGACCTCGCCATCTTGCGGCAGCTCACCGCCGACCGCGACAGCCTCGTGGACCAGCTCCGGCGCCGGGTCATCGCAGCGGATAAGATGCTTTCGGCGCGCGACCAGCAGACCCTCTACACCATCACCAGCCAGTTCGAACTGGCCGTGTGGATGCTCCGCCGCTATGGTGCCCTGATGAGTGTCGAGGCCGCCGCGCCCGAAGAAGCGCTTGCCGCCGCCACAGGGTAAGCCAGCCCGTCCCTATAGGTCTTAAGGATAATGTGCGTGCCCCGGCGTGCCGTCTGGCGGCCCCGGTCGCCGGCCTTTATGATAAAATTGCGCGAGGGAGACCGGGGATGAGCTTTAACCGCTGGAAAATGGCGCCTAAAATCTATCTCGTCGTGGCCGCCTTGGCGCTGATCACGGTGTTTATCGGCGCCCTCGGCGTCGATGCGATGCGCACCTATAACCAGAAAGTTCACGAGATCGAGCGCGCCTCTGCCCGCGCCGTCATCGGCGAAAAGATCAACGGGCTGATCTATGCCGCCGTGATGGACTCACGCGGCATTTACATGGCGGCGACCCCGGCCGAATCGGAGAAATTCGCTCCCCTCGTCTTGCAAAATCTGGAGCGTATCGGTCGCTTGATGAAAGAATGGACGGCGATGGACGAGCCTGAAGACAGGGCCGCCATGGACCGCGCCAACGCGGCGATCGACCAGTTCATCAAGTTCCGCACCGAGCTCGTTCGTCTTTCGCGTCAGGCTTCGCTGCCGGAAGCCCGCGCCTACGGCGACAATGATGCCAATCGCATCAACCGCGCCAAACTGAACGAGGAGATCGACGCGCTTGTCGCGGCCAACAATGCCCGCATCACGCGTCTGAACCAGGAGCTCACCGCGTTCTATCAAACGCGGCTCTGGTTCTTGGCCATCATCGCCATTGCCGGCGCTATCGCCGGCGCCGTCCTATCCATTCTCTTTGTCACGCGATTCATCACGCATCCGCTGACCGACATTACGAAAGCCTTGCAGGCCCTCGCGAGCGGCCACACGACCGGCGTGGTTCCGGTCGAGCGCGGCGACGAGATCGGCGATATCGCCAAGGTGATCCGCACCTTTCAGAAACAGGCGTTAGCCTCCGACGCGCTGACCGAGCGCGTGACCGAGGATGTCGGCCGGATCGCGCTCGCCGCGGGTCAGGCGAGCAGCGCCGTGAGCCAAGTGTCGGATGGCTCGAACCTTCAGCTCAACTCGCTCAAGAAGACCTCGAGCGCCGTCAGCCAAAGCACGCTTGCCATTTCCGACGTCGCCAGGAATACGCATCTTGCCAGCGAGCACGCCGCCGCCGCCGCGACTCTGGTGACGGACGGTATGTCGCGCATGTCCGACATGGTGAATGTCGTCAATGCGATCGCCGAAAGCAGCAGCAAGGTGCGCTATATCGCCGACGCGATTTCCCGCATCGCAAGCCAAACGAATATGCTTTCACTGAACGCCGCCATCGAGGCTGCCCGCGCGGGCGAGCACGGCAAGGGATTTGCCGTCGTCGCCGAGGAAGTGCGCAAGCTCGCCGAAAATTCCGCCTCCCTCGCGCAAGAGATCGCCGAACTCGTCAGCCGCTCGACCGCTCAGGCCGGCGAGGGCGTCGCCATGGCGGGCGAGGTCAGCGACAAGATGCGGCGCATATCCGAGACAGTGCGCCAGAGCGACAAGCTCGTCGGCTCGATCGCCACCGCCATGGCCGAACAGCAGGCGGCCATCACCCAGATCAATGCGAGCCTCGACGAGCTGACGCGGATCGGCCAATCGAACGCGACCGCGGCGGAGGAAATTACCGCGACCATGCTGGACTTGAGCAAGCTTGCGGAGCACTCTCGCGGCGAGTTCGATAAATTCAAGGAAATTTGGACTTAAAGAATGCCGCAAACACCTCCAAACCCTCATCCTGAGGAGCGTTCCGACAGGAACGCGTCTCGAAGGACGAGAGTTTGAAGGACGAGGGTTTGAAGGCGAGCAAGGTAACACCGATCCCTCGCCCTTCGAGACGCGCGCCTTTTGGCGCGCTCCTCAGGGTGAGGGATAAGGTCATGGGGTTCGGATCTTAGAACTCAGACAGAGGCCGATGGCGCATCCGATCGAAAACACGCTTGCGCTTCTACAGGATGCGATGATCGCGCATCAGCAAGCCTTGGCGCGCGGTCCCTCCACCGAACCGTCTCAGCCTGTCGCAGAGCCGCGGGACCTTCGCGCCCAACTGGTGCTGCGGCTTTTGACCGGCGTCGAGATGCGCGCTGGCATTGAGGTTTCGCAGCCGGCCGCCGAAAAGCTTTTGCGGCTCCTCGCCGCAATCGACATCGGCGAACTTGAGGCCTGGGCCGCCAAGCTCGACACCTTGCCGGCGAGTCATCCCGAATGGCTGTCGCTGATCGAAAGCCTGACCGTGCATGAGACCTATGTCATGCGCGATCCTTCGCAGCTTGCGTTTTTCGCGGCGCAATTGCCCGCTTTGATCGCCGAGGCCGCTGCGTCGAAATTCTATCTTCTGCGCTTCTGGTCGGTCGGCTGCGCGACGGGCGAGGAAGCCTATTCGATCGCGGCTTTGACGCTCGATGCCATGGTCGCGAGCGGCAACGCCGTTGTGACGGAGACTGGCGCAAACCTTGTCGCGCCATGGCAGATCGAGATCGTCGGCTCGGATATCTCGCGGCTCGCTCTCACCCAGGCCCAAGCCGGCATTTACGACACGGGACCCTTGTCTTCGTTTCGCGATGAATCAGAACCTACGCTGCGGCATTTCCCATCGGTCCCGGCGATCGGCGCCAACAGCGTCGCGCGGCGTTCCGCTTCGCCGGATCTCAAAGCCACAGTCTCGTTCAGCCATTTCAATATTATCGACGATCCGATGCCGGCCGAGCCCTTCGATACCGTGTTCTGTCGCAATGTTCTGATCTACTTCAGCGCGCGTGCCCGCAAGCACGCCCAGGAAACGCTGCGCCGCGCCGTGCGGCCCGGCGGCTATCTCCTGCTTGGCCCGACCGATACGCTGATCGAAACGGAGGCTTTCGAGGCGCTATGGGCGCCGGGCGCCGTCATTTACCGGCGGAGGAAAGACGATGCCTGAGGCGGAGACCTTCGCAAAAGACGGCGGCGCAAGAGACCTCTTGTTTTGGCAGAGCGGCCGATGCTGGGCCATTCCGGCCGAGCGCGCGGTCAAGGTCATTCCGACACAAGCCATGACTCATGTACCATTTCTTCCGCCGGAGGTTTCGGGCGTCATAGCCATCGGCGGCAAGGTTGTGCCTGTCCTCGATCTCAAGACAATGCTCGGCTTGCATGAGCCTGAGCCCGCTGAAGCCGAATTGGTGCTCGTTGCGATAGGCGCCGAGACTTATGCGCTTCACGTCGAACGCGTTTTGCAGATCGCGGCAGCGGCCGATCGTTGGCATGACAAGCCCGTACATCGCATCGATCTCGACGACCTCATCGAGCAGCATTTGCGTGCAAACGATAGCGCGCTCATGGGCTTCGCAAGCTTCGATACGGCGCGCCTCGATGCTGCGAGCCATGAGTCGCCCAGCCGAAGCCCGGCCGCTAATCCTCCCGCTGCGCGACAGCAAACGACGATGCTCGGCGTCCGCGGCGCGGCGCTCGCCGTGGAGACCGCGAGTTCCTATGAATTTTTGCCGCTCGATCTCGTGACCGAACTCAGCGAGAGTCTGCCCGTCGCCGCTGTGCCGGACCCTTCGCCGGTCTTTGCCGGCGCGGCTTTCTTTCGCGACAGGCTCTTGCCCGTCGTCTGTCTCGATGCGCTGCTTGGACGCGCGCCGGCAGAGCCGCGAGCGCGAAGCGCATATGTCATCGTCGATGCCGATGGGCACTCTTGCGCGCTCGCCGTCAAATCCGTGATCGGTCTCGTGCCTGATGCGGAGTCGGAGAGCCTCGTCGATCTGCGGCAATTGCTTCAAAAGCTGCTGCCGGATGCGGAGTCCGGCAGCGCATCCTCCATGTCTTTGGCCACGCAAAGCCAAGAAGCACAAGCCAACTCCGAGGAGACCCGTTATCTGCTGGTCGAATTGGCCGGGCAAAATTGCGCTTTCGCGCTGACGTCGGTCGCCCATATTCACGCCGGCTGCCGCGTGGTTCCGGCGCCTGCCATCGCGGGAAGCGCAGCGATCGAGGTGACGGCGATCGGCGGACGCGTTCTGCCGGTGCTCGACCTCGCAGCTTTGCTCGGCCTTGCCGCGGCGCAAACGATGACGCATTTCATCGAACTCAGATCGCAGCAGACTGGGCCGTTTCTGGTCGCGGTCGCCCGCGTCGCCGGGATCGTCACCATTTCGAACGATGCTCTGATCCCGCCGCCCGAGGCCGGCGCAATCAATGCCATGGCGCGGCAGGGCACAAGCCTCGTATGGATTTTGGATGCGTCCCTGATCGCCGAGGAAGGCGGATGGAGGCGCGATGCCGCCTGATCCGAAACAGGGCAATCCGATGGGTCATGTCACGCCGATTCGCGTGCTCGTCGTGGACGACCAGAGCTTCATGCGCATCGCCCTTCGGCAGATCCTCGAAGCCGAGGGCGATATACGCGTTGTCGGCGAAGCGCGAAACGGCGTCGAAGCCCTGACGCTGGCGCGCGAGCTGAAGCCCGATGCGATCACGCTCGATGTCGAAATGCCCGAGATGGACGGGCTTGAGGCTTGCACGCGCATCATGAGCGAGGTGATCCCGCGTCCGGCGATCATCATGGTGAGCGCGCATACGCAGCTTGGCGCCGAGGCTGCGGTCCAGGCCCTGCGTCTGGGGGCGGTCGATTTCGTTTCGAAATCCTCGGTCTTCGCTAAGACCGATCTCGCCCATATCGATTCCGAACTGCCGCCGAAGCTGCGCGCCTGGGCGAAGCGCCGGCCGGTCATGCCGGCAAGTGCTCGGACGACAGCGGCCGATCACGCACGTTCGTGGCATCCCGATCTCATCGTCATCGCCGCCTCGACCGGCGGTCCGCAAGCGCTGACAAAACTGCTCGCCGCGCTCGGCCCGATCCGTCCGCCGATCGTCATCGCGCAGCACATGCCCGAATTCTTTACAGCCAGTCTGGCACAGGCGCTGACACAGGATACGGGTTGCGAAGTCCACGAAGGCGCCCATCGCTACGCGCTGGCGCCTTACAGCGTCACGGTGGTTCCCGGCGCCCGCGACGGCGTGATCGCGCCCGCACGCCCGGGCTATGAGCTTCGCGTGATTAAGGTCGAGGCGAGCGTTCATCCCTCG
The Methyloferula stellata AR4 DNA segment above includes these coding regions:
- a CDS encoding Na/Pi cotransporter family protein; this translates as MHADVFASILAGLGLFFIGIKSIAANLSQLAGRSLRQWVSRSTDSYLLSALIGMAAGALTQSTNAITVILMSLAKADLITLPQAAPILVWANVGTAALVLLVAIDIHLFVLAITAIAGFCYYLNLDRSPRWRPIVAAIFAISLLFLGLELMRNGAHELRDIDWVRESLMLAAQWSVSAFLVGCGLAVLAQSSATVTVIVIAMASAHLLSLEQCMMTVFGASVGSGISTYMVASSMTGASRQLAILQVIVKVLGIAALLPLFIVERAFGVPLLAHAIRFITNDPSKQVALVYLACQIAAVAVQGIFDKPLLPLLRWLAPPSAEESVSKPRYLYDQALSEPETALALVDREQERVFGFLPLHLGVADHLDGGEAFPERGTVLSVATTLDETISRFLHDLADTGASRDVLELIANRQARNNLLQSIHESLHDLGAALSTPFESPAMQSLSTNLSEGLAALLLAADEAVKSGDADDLAILRQLTADRDSLVDQLRRRVIAADKMLSARDQQTLYTITSQFELAVWMLRRYGALMSVEAAAPEEALAAATG
- a CDS encoding methyl-accepting chemotaxis protein, producing the protein MSFNRWKMAPKIYLVVAALALITVFIGALGVDAMRTYNQKVHEIERASARAVIGEKINGLIYAAVMDSRGIYMAATPAESEKFAPLVLQNLERIGRLMKEWTAMDEPEDRAAMDRANAAIDQFIKFRTELVRLSRQASLPEARAYGDNDANRINRAKLNEEIDALVAANNARITRLNQELTAFYQTRLWFLAIIAIAGAIAGAVLSILFVTRFITHPLTDITKALQALASGHTTGVVPVERGDEIGDIAKVIRTFQKQALASDALTERVTEDVGRIALAAGQASSAVSQVSDGSNLQLNSLKKTSSAVSQSTLAISDVARNTHLASEHAAAAATLVTDGMSRMSDMVNVVNAIAESSSKVRYIADAISRIASQTNMLSLNAAIEAARAGEHGKGFAVVAEEVRKLAENSASLAQEIAELVSRSTAQAGEGVAMAGEVSDKMRRISETVRQSDKLVGSIATAMAEQQAAITQINASLDELTRIGQSNATAAEEITATMLDLSKLAEHSRGEFDKFKEIWT
- a CDS encoding CheR family methyltransferase; amino-acid sequence: MAHPIENTLALLQDAMIAHQQALARGPSTEPSQPVAEPRDLRAQLVLRLLTGVEMRAGIEVSQPAAEKLLRLLAAIDIGELEAWAAKLDTLPASHPEWLSLIESLTVHETYVMRDPSQLAFFAAQLPALIAEAAASKFYLLRFWSVGCATGEEAYSIAALTLDAMVASGNAVVTETGANLVAPWQIEIVGSDISRLALTQAQAGIYDTGPLSSFRDESEPTLRHFPSVPAIGANSVARRSASPDLKATVSFSHFNIIDDPMPAEPFDTVFCRNVLIYFSARARKHAQETLRRAVRPGGYLLLGPTDTLIETEAFEALWAPGAVIYRRRKDDA
- a CDS encoding chemotaxis protein CheW, with product MPEAETFAKDGGARDLLFWQSGRCWAIPAERAVKVIPTQAMTHVPFLPPEVSGVIAIGGKVVPVLDLKTMLGLHEPEPAEAELVLVAIGAETYALHVERVLQIAAAADRWHDKPVHRIDLDDLIEQHLRANDSALMGFASFDTARLDAASHESPSRSPAANPPAARQQTTMLGVRGAALAVETASSYEFLPLDLVTELSESLPVAAVPDPSPVFAGAAFFRDRLLPVVCLDALLGRAPAEPRARSAYVIVDADGHSCALAVKSVIGLVPDAESESLVDLRQLLQKLLPDAESGSASSMSLATQSQEAQANSEETRYLLVELAGQNCAFALTSVAHIHAGCRVVPAPAIAGSAAIEVTAIGGRVLPVLDLAALLGLAAAQTMTHFIELRSQQTGPFLVAVARVAGIVTISNDALIPPPEAGAINAMARQGTSLVWILDASLIAEEGGWRRDAA
- the cheB gene encoding chemotaxis-specific protein-glutamate methyltransferase CheB, whose product is MPPDPKQGNPMGHVTPIRVLVVDDQSFMRIALRQILEAEGDIRVVGEARNGVEALTLARELKPDAITLDVEMPEMDGLEACTRIMSEVIPRPAIIMVSAHTQLGAEAAVQALRLGAVDFVSKSSVFAKTDLAHIDSELPPKLRAWAKRRPVMPASARTTAADHARSWHPDLIVIAASTGGPQALTKLLAALGPIRPPIVIAQHMPEFFTASLAQALTQDTGCEVHEGAHRYALAPYSVTVVPGARDGVIAPARPGYELRVIKVEASVHPSADALFESAALVASTPVGVVLTGMGEDGAKGAAALRRKGVPVLVQDPETCIVGGMPQAAFAAAPGCEILTIEQIAARLAAWSLPVDLGASAT